The Dehalobacter sp. DCM sequence GCTCTCCGGGTCATTTCTTTGCTGAAGTCGCTGATTTGGTTAATAAAGGTGCCTATATAACTAATCCCTACCTCATCTGCCGGGAGCTGACCCAGACGACTTACAGCAGTTTCGCTTCCCTTCCAGGATTCCCCAAGGTACAGCACTTTTTGGGCTGTGCTGCCCGCTACTTTTGCCTTAGACATACTTGTTTCTAGTTCATTCAAAGATGTTGTCAAGTCGGTAAAGGCTCTCGAATATTGGTTTTGGGCTTCTGTTTTATACTCATTGATCGTCCGAAATTCATAATATCCCCACCCAAGTGAAAGCACCAAGGCTAGGCCTAATGTCACTGCCAGCCAAGAAAGGATTCTTTTCTTTGTATCCTCATGCATGCGTTATCCCCCTAACGAGTGAATATATGGCTACCGATTTTTTTGATTTGCGGTCTGGACCAAATAAACTTATTTGACGTCTTAGCCGGGTTAAAGTAATAGATTGCTCCTCCCGTCGGATCCCAGCCGCTCATGGCTTCTCTGGCCGCCTTAACAGCTGTTTCATCCGGTGCTAGATTGATCTGACCGTCATCGACTGCAGAGAAAGCTTTCGGCTGATAAACAACACCGGCAATGGTATTCGGAAACTTGGAACTCTTGACCCGATTCATAACACAGGCACCGATGGCAACTTGTCCGATATAGGGCTCACCTCGGCCTTCAGAGTGAATACATCGTGCCAAGAGCTGAACATCCGAACTTTTGTAACCAACTTTTTTACCGGAAGCAGTGGTACTCTCACCGGTCAGTCTTTTTAATTCTTTTATGGTTCTCTGTCCAGCAATACCGTCTGCTTTTAGCCCATGTTCTCGCTGAAACCGTTTGATAGCGGCCTGTGTCGTTTTACCGTAAATACCGTCAACTTTTCCGACTTGATAACCGATTTGCGTTAATTTTTTTTGTAAATCCCGCACCTCTGACCCCCTCGATCCCTTAGAAAGGGCTCGGTCACCAAGCGCTGCTTGACTGGCCACGGAAAATAATAAACATAGAATTAGGCTCACTGAAATAATCAATGCAATTCTTTTGCTTCGTCTTGCATCGGGATCGTATAACATACTTTCACCTCACTGTGTATTTTGTCTGCCATCATGAGTCACTCTCTCAGGAATGGTACTGTTTTTTCTTATTTTGGCTTGTATATCCTATGTTTATCCTAAATAAAAGCAAGATCGTATTCGCCAAATTATTACAACCCAAAAAATGCCAAAGTAAAAGGAGGCTGTCTTAATTAATCAAGTACAGCCTCCTGTAAATGCTTCAGCGATTAAATCATCGGCCCCAAGGGGAACGCCATAATAATTTACTAGCACAGAGTATTCTAATTAAAACCCGTATTTTGCTGCTTACTTGGTGTTGGCAGCAAATACGTCATGAAAGACATTACAGGCTTTCGCACCGTCAACCGTGAAGCCCATTTCCGTCAGCGTTTCAGCAATGATCTGCAGCGCTTTACAAAAAATATCGTTGGTTGTATTGCCCATGTGTCCTAGTCTGAAGCCTTTTCCGGCAAGTGCGGCCAGTAATCCGGCAACGATAAGACCTTTTTTCGCCAAGGTCGATCTGAATTCCACATCATTGATCCCTTCAGGATAGAGGATGCAGCTCAGTGTTGGAGCCGCTACATCTTCTGCCGCGAAAATCTCCATACCCATGGATCGGATAGCAGCGCGGATACCCTTACCAATAGCGATATGTCGACGATAACGCGCAGCTGTCCCTTCTGTTGCAATGATTTTCATGGCTTCGGCATAGCCATAAATCATATTAATGGGATGAGTCGCGAAATATTTCTGGGGCTCCTTCATAATAGGACTCCAGTTGTTAATATCCATATAATAGCTATTGCAGACATCCATTGCTTCTCTTGCAGCCAGGGCTTTCGGGCTCAATACCACAATTGCCAATCCCGGAGGTACACCGATGGCTTTCTGGGATGCCGTCAAGACAACATCGATTTTATAATCCGGAGCACCGTATTCTTTCCCCATGTCTTCTTCCAAACCGGCGGAAGCACAGACTCCGTCTAAAATAAACAAGGCGCCATACTTTTTGACAGCAGGTACTACTTTATCCAAATTTGCTGCAACACCAGTAGACGTATCCGCATGCGTCACTGTAACAGCCTTAAAGCCTCCCTGCTGAAGTTTTTCTTCAATCTGGGCGGGTTCAATTTGTTTACCCCACTCTGCCGTAAGTACTTCAGCCTCGATCCCCAGTGCTTTGGCAACACCAATGAACCTGTCACCAAAATATCCGTGGCTCACGATCAATAATTTCTCGCCGCGAGCAACGGTGTTGGCTAATGCCATTTCCATTGCTAATGTTCCTGAACCGGCTATGACAAACACTTCACCGTCAGTATTAAACATTTTCTTCGTCTGCGCGAGAGCTTCACTGAATATCCCGGCAAAACGCATATCGGTATGGGACATCGTTTCACGGGCAAGGGCTTCATAAATCTCATCGACAACGGGTGTAGGTCCTGGGATAAGTAACATTTCTTTATTAGGCATTGGGGCTATCCTCCTTGAATATAAAAACATTAAATAATAATTTTCACCATCATCGAATTATATCATTAATTTGGTTTTTCGGATATTTTTAGCCAAACATTTTTTAAAATTCAGCCGATTTTACAGTGCGCGGAAATGGAATCACATCACGAATATTAGCAATTCCACTCAAATACATTATCAAGCGTTCAAAACCAAGACCAAAGCCGGCATGACGGACACCGCCATACTTTCTTAATTCGAGATACCATCCATAATTTTCACTATTCATTCCCAGCTCGACGATCCGTCTGACTAGGAGGTCATGACGCTCTTCCCTTTGGCTGCCGCCAATGATCTCGCCGACACCGGGAACCAAAAGGTCCATAGCGGCTACTGTTTTCTGGTCATCATTCTGCCGCATATAAAACGCTTTGATATCCCTGGGATAATCCGTAATAAATACAGGCTTACCGAATACCTTCTCGGTAAGGAAGCGTTCATGTTCGGTTTGCAAATCCAGACCCCAATCAACCGGATATGCAAATTCAATATCCGCTTTCTTCAATATATCCACCGCAGCGGTATACGTCAGCTCCCCGAATTCCGACTCTAGGACATTATTTAAGCGATCCAAAAGCGTATTGTCGATAAATTTTTGAAAAAATGCCATCTCATCCGGACAATGTTCCAAGGCATACCGAATGAGATATTTGATCATCTCTTCAGCTAGAGCCTGCACATCCGAAAGGTCTGCAAAGGCAATTTCCGGCTCAATCATCCAAAATTCAGCCGCATGCCTGGCTGTATTGGAATTCTCTGCCCGGAATGTCGGGCCGAATGTGTACACATCTTTAAAAGCTAAACAGTAACTCTCAGCATTCAACTGTCCGCTTACTGTCAGGTTCGTTTCCCGTCCAAAAAAATCTTCCCGAAAATCGACTGCCCCTTGCTCGTTAATTGGCAGTTTATCCAGTTTAAGCGTTGAAACCCGAAACATTTCCCCCGCGCCCTCAGCGTCACTGCCGGTAATAATTGGCGTATGAACGTAGACAAAGCCCTTGTCCTGAAAGAATTGGTGCACAGCATAGGAAATAACCGAACGCAGGCGAAAAACAGCGGAGAACGTATTGGTCCGCGGGCGGAGGTGTGCAATTGACCGCAGAAATTCCATACTATGTCGCTTCTTTTGCAATGGGTAGTCCGATGGACAGGCGTTTTCGATCGTGACCTTTTCTGCTTTAATTTCAATCGCTTGATTGGCTCCCGGCGATGCTGTAATCCTGCCCTTAATAAGCAAGGCGGAACCAACGCCAAGTTTACTGACATCAGAGAAATTAGCTAACGTATTATCATAAACGATTTGCAGATTACGAAAAAAACTGCCGTCATTGAATTCAATGAAACCAAATTCTTTGGATGATCGCACCGTCCGGATCCAACCATTGATTTGAATATCCTGTCCGATGAGTGATTCCCCTGAACCCATAATATCTTTAACCGTTAATTTTCTCATAATGACCTCTCAAAAGGCTTATTTATTTTGTTCGCGATAATTCTCCACTGCTTCCGCCCACTGTCTTCGGGCCATATTGACATACTTAACATACCGGCTTCTATCCGGATGGTCGCATACTGTAGAAAAATACTTTAAGGCTTCGTTATACTTACCCAGCCGGCGATCCAGCTCGCCGATACAGTATAAAATCAGGATTTCCGGCATCACCTCCGGATTAAAATCGGTATAGATATAGGACTTCTCATATTCTTCACAGGCCAGATTCAAAAAACGCATTTCTTCTTCCATATTCCCCATGCCGCGGTAAATCCACGCCAAGCGGTGACAGAGTCTTGCCAGAACAAAATGTTTTTCGTTGATAAGCTGTGCAAAATAAATAGCCAGCTTGAATGTTCGAACAGCCAAATTATGATCGCGCGGTTCGCAGTAATTAATGCTACGGTCCATTTTATCAGCCATTTTTTCTTGCGTTCTATCTCTGAAAACTTGCGGCATACTTTTACCGAAGTCATCCGAAAAAGTAAAACCGCAGCGTGGACAAACCGTTACATAATAGAATAATGGATTCGGTTTATTCATGTCAAAAATCTGGCCAAAATCACTGTCCACCCGGTGTGGTTTAATAAACCGCGAACGAACTTTTTTGCTTGTAAACACCTCTTCGCATAGAATGCATTGAATCTTTGCATCATAGAGCGGATCCATATTTTCAAGCTTATCATTCGAATTTACCATCGTTATTTTTCCTTCTCACTGTTTGATAATCTGCATATTAATTCTATTTTAACCATTTTTTAAAATTATGCTATATCTCGTCAGTATTTTGTTTTTTAGGAGGCCTCGGCCCAAAAAATTGATAGTAATGACATTGTATCCTTCCATTGTATAACTTTCGGCTTTTGTCCCATTTTTTCATAATAAATATTTCCGGTTTTGGCAGTGCCGTCAGCAGGTGCAAGGACCAATCCGTAAGTTCGGAGAATACATCGCCGAGTTCCCTATATAATACCTCCGCTTCGGCAGTATTCCCCAATCGTTCCCCGTAAGGCGGATTCGTGATCAAATAGCCATAATGAAAACGGGAACGTACTTCTTTAACTGGCAATTTTTGAAAATATATTTTTCCTTCTAAACCGGCTTCACGCGTATGCTCCCTTGCCAGCCTTAATGCCTTAGGATCAATATCTGATCCGTAAATCATCAGGGGCAGATCCCTTTGCCAAAGATCTTCGGCTTCTTTTCTGGCTTTAGTCCAATATTTTTCGTCAATATTCGGCCATTGTTCAGCCGCAAAGGTCCTAGTCAATCCCGGCGCCCGATTTTGTCCAATATAGGCAGCTTCGATTGGGATAGTCCCAGTGCCACAGAAAGGATCTATAAGTACCCGATCCGGTTTCCAATAACTTAGATAAACCATCCCCGCAGCGAGTGTTTCCTTTAAAGGAGCTTCACCGGCTAGCGCCCTATAGCCCCGTTTATTGAGACCTTTGCCGGTGGTGTCGATCGTTAATGTCACTCTATTCTTCAGGATCGATACCTGGACGGCGTAGCGCGGCCCCGTTTCTTCAAACCAACTTATGCCGTATGTATCCTTCAGTTTCTCTACAATGGCCTTTTTAACAATAGCCTGACAATCCGATACACTAAATAACTGGGACTTCACGGATTTGCCCGTCACCGGGAATTCTGCATCCACCGGGAGCCATTCCTCCCAAGGCAGTGCTTTGGTTTGCTGGAAAAGTTCCTCAAAGGTTCGGGCCTCAAATTCACCTACTTTGATACCGATACGATCTGCACAGCGCAGCCAGAGATTCGCCCTGCATATCCCCTCTTCATTTGCGGTAAAGATTACCTTACCATTTTGAACCTCCATATTTTCATAGCCTAGTTTCCGTAATTCATCTGCGACGATGGATTCTAAACCGAACGCAGTCGCAGCAATCAGTTCTATCCGTGCCATTCATAATCACTCCTACTGTTTTGATTGTCTTGGCGTTGCCATGCTATGTCAAAATAGCTATTTTAACGCTTCACTATGCTTTATGGTCTTTTTATGTTATCTCATTGTTGTATAGCCATGGATACTCTTATATATTCCTGTGTATTTTTTTACCTTTTTTTCAACTATAATCTTGTTTATTTTCCTAACCAAAATAATTAACAAATTCCAAAGTCCTTGATAATTTTAGCTTTTTTAATAACTGTCATTAAAATATTTTTTTTATTCTTTGACAGACATCAACATTTTTCTTCCTTAGAGTATTGTATACTTATTAAGGTTACAAAATAAGAAAATATTTTTTAAGGAGGAAAGACAGTTGAAACCTGTTGTCATGGTTGTCGATGACGACCCAGGGGTAGCCAATCTTCTTTGTACGCTGCTAATAAGCCATGGTTACATTCCCGTTACCGCGTCAAACGGATATGACGCGATTAATCTTCTATCAAGCAGTCCGAACCTAAAACCCGACATGATTATTACAGATTATTCGATGCCTGTACTTAATGGACGCGAATTTATTGAGAAAATATCCTCATTAAGCGAAACGAAAGACATTCCCGTGGTTATGATGAGCGGATCTCGAATTGAAGAAAAGGATCTACCCGAGACAGCCAACTACAAAGGCCTTGTAACAAAACCGTTTAAAATTAATACGCTGTTAGAAGTGATCAGGCGTTTTACGATAGAACGGAACGATTCGCCGGTTGTTTTAGCGTAAATGAATAGGATGCTAAATTCATAATAACCGTAATTCAATCAAAAGGCAAAGTATGCCTTTTTCTTTTTGCGCAAAATAAACAGACTCATTTTATGCCTTCAAGGTAAGAAGGGATGCACCCATTTTTTTTATATTGCTTCCCTATGTTATAATTTATTTTATCGTTCATTAATACGACATTAGCTTTTCTTTTAAAGGAGTATTCATGATGAAGATTAATGGGGAAACAGAGGGTATTCGCCACACGATCCTGGAAAAACTGAATAACTTCTATTCTTTGCGGATACCAAAGGACTGCCTCTGGACTGAAGAGCTCATAGTCGAACTTACAGCCATATCTGCAGAGATTAACCGTGAGATTGCACTGTATCTGGATCGTAACGGACGGATCATCGACGTTAGCATCGGCGATCACCAAACCGTGAAACTCGCTGCTGTTCAGAGTAAACGCAGCCCCGGTCATCTCACAGGCATACGCTGTATTCATACTCATCCTAAAGGCGGTGGGATGCTTTCTTCTGTTGATATCAGTTCCCTTGAGCTCTTATCTCTCGATATGATGATCGCAGTCGGTATACGGGAGAATCAGGCTACAGATATATTTGTGGGAATCCTTTCGCCCGAAGCCTCCGAAGGTGTCCGTATTTACGGACCATACACTGCTGCTAAAAATGACTTTGCATTTATGATCGAACATATGCGAGATACGGAAAAAATCCTGCGTACCCAACATACCGAACATACGGAACAAGAACGCGCCGTTTTGGTCGGCCTTCAAACACGATATACTCGGGATCTCTATGGTGTCAGTGAAGCGGAAGTTTCATTAGCCGAACTGAAAGAGCTGGCTAAAACAGCCGGCGCCATCGTGGTCGGCTCTCTTATGCAAAAGAGAGAATCCCGTGATACTGCAACCATCATTGGTCAAGGAAAGCTGGAGGAACTTCGTCTTCTGGCCCAAACCACGAAAGCAGATATGGTTATCTTTGATGAAGAGCTCAGTGGCACCCAACAACGCACTCTTGAAGAAAAGCTTGGCCTTAAAGTTTTATCCCGCACGAGCTTGATCCTGGATATCTTTGCTCAACGCGCGCGCTCCAAAGAAGGTATCTTGCAAGTCGAATTAGCCCAATTGGAATATCAGCTTCCCCGTTTGACAGGTACCGGACTGCTACTTTCCCGGTTGGGGGGCGGCATTGGGACACGCGGACCGGGAGAAACCAAATTAGAAACAGACCGGCGCCATATACGATCCCGGATAATCCATTTAAAAGCCCAATTGACCGAAATACGAAAACAACGCGGCATCCTTCGCGAAAGCCGCCAAAAAAATAACCTGCCTGTTATCTCTCTCGTCGGCTATACAAATGCAGGTAAGTCCACGTTGCTTAATGCTTTATGCGGTACCGATGTCCTAGCCGAAGATAAGCTGTTTGCGACACTTGATCCGACAACAAGAAAGCTCCACTTGAATAACGGCATCACGGTGCTTATATCAGATACGGTGGGCTTTATCCGTAAACTGCCTCACCATCTACTTGATGCTTTCAAGTCTACATTGGAAGAAGTATTATTATCTGATCTCATCCTAATAGTAACCGATGCGTCTGATCCGCAGGCGGAAGACCATATTCGTATCGTCGATGAGATCTTGACTGAACTGGGGGCCGGATTGAAGCCTGCTCTCATTATCTTGAATAAAAGCGACCGTATCACCAATGAAGACCCTATCAGTCTTTGGCGGGAGAAACGGCCTGTTGTCGAAATATCCGCTTTACAGAAATCCGGTCTCGAAGAACTTAAAGATACGATTGCGAATATGCTTAGCAGCGGCAGGATTCAGGTCAACCTTGAAGTACCCCTGTCTGAGGGGGCATTGATCGCCTGGCTGCATGCCAATAGTAAAATTCGCTCGCTTTCCTATACCGAAAACGCCGCCAATATCGAGGCCGAATTAGATTTGTCTTTCCGGGCTAAAGTCGAAAAATACCTTCTACAATCAGGCAGAGGATAAGCAGCATCCCAAAGAGCGTATTCAACTTACCAACATTTACCATCCCTGGCATCATTTCTGCCGGGGATTTCTTATTAACAAACCCCGCCAGAGCTTTTACAGCCTGGGGAATACTTAATACAACAAGGAGTGTCCAAGGGTGCAGTACACCCATCAACACCAGCATAACAAGCCACAAATATGCAAAAATAAACATACCGGTCATAAACAGTACCGCGCCGCGATGTCCTAAAAGTATAGCCAGTGTATGCCGCCCATTGAGCTTGTCTCCTTCACGGTCCCGGATATTGTTCGCCATCAGAATTGCTCCAATCAGTACGAAGTTAGGGATCGATATCAGAAAGACCTCCCGACTAACATCTCCGGTTTGGACGAAATAGGCAATCATAATGACTCCCGATCCTAAAAAAAGACCTGCCAGCAATTCGCCAAATGGCGTATAGGCGATGGGTATGGGTCCTCCGGTATATAAATAGCCAACAACCATACAGCCTAATCCAATCCATGCCAACCACCAACTTGTTGTGCTACAGATATAGATACCCAGTAATGCCGCAATCAGCAGACTAAGCAGCGCAAGGTTCAATACCGTCCGGGCCTTAACGCCATCACGGGTGATTGCACCGGCTATACCGATCGACTCGGCTGTATCCAGACCACGGACAAAATCATAATATTCGTTGAACATATTTGTCGCCGCTTGGATCAGAATGGTTGCCAGCATCATCGCAGCAAACAAGCCCCAATGAATATGGCGGCTCTCTTTCCAAGCCAGAACAGATCCGACCATGACCGGAATAAACGACGCTGTTAATGTATGCGGTCGAAAAAGCTGCCACAAAATCTTTCTGCGACTTGTTTTTCCTTCTTGCTTCTTTTGTGAATCATTAGGTGTCATTGATCGTCTAAACTCCTTCAAAAAATATCTTTCAAACGTCACTCTGTTTATCTTCTACTCCATGTTTTGCAGTAGCATGCTCTTTTCTAATTCCTTATAAATCATCATGAGAGGGACATTATTTTCCCTGGCCAGCTTTTTGCAATCGGCATATTCCGGCTTGGCCTTAATTTCTTTTCCACCCAAGATCACGAATTTGACTTTGATTATACCATACTTTGTTTGGAACTGCCGTATCTCCCGTTTGCACATGACCTTTTGGACAGGGTAACGACGAAGTCCTATAGCCGTCGTTTCTGTTAGAATAATTGTTTCAGCCAATCTTATCGCGCTGTTTTTTAGCAGTACGCGCAGCAATGTCCCCGGTCGGCCCTTCTTCATGATCATCGGCGTCTTAGATACATCCAACGCCCCTGCTGCAAAAAGCTTTTCCTCAATGTATTCATACCACTCCGGGTTCATATCATCGAT is a genomic window containing:
- a CDS encoding DUF2225 domain-containing protein, with translation MVNSNDKLENMDPLYDAKIQCILCEEVFTSKKVRSRFIKPHRVDSDFGQIFDMNKPNPLFYYVTVCPRCGFTFSDDFGKSMPQVFRDRTQEKMADKMDRSINYCEPRDHNLAVRTFKLAIYFAQLINEKHFVLARLCHRLAWIYRGMGNMEEEMRFLNLACEEYEKSYIYTDFNPEVMPEILILYCIGELDRRLGKYNEALKYFSTVCDHPDRSRYVKYVNMARRQWAEAVENYREQNK
- the asnS gene encoding asparagine--tRNA ligase, with the protein product MRKLTVKDIMGSGESLIGQDIQINGWIRTVRSSKEFGFIEFNDGSFFRNLQIVYDNTLANFSDVSKLGVGSALLIKGRITASPGANQAIEIKAEKVTIENACPSDYPLQKKRHSMEFLRSIAHLRPRTNTFSAVFRLRSVISYAVHQFFQDKGFVYVHTPIITGSDAEGAGEMFRVSTLKLDKLPINEQGAVDFREDFFGRETNLTVSGQLNAESYCLAFKDVYTFGPTFRAENSNTARHAAEFWMIEPEIAFADLSDVQALAEEMIKYLIRYALEHCPDEMAFFQKFIDNTLLDRLNNVLESEFGELTYTAAVDILKKADIEFAYPVDWGLDLQTEHERFLTEKVFGKPVFITDYPRDIKAFYMRQNDDQKTVAAMDLLVPGVGEIIGGSQREERHDLLVRRIVELGMNSENYGWYLELRKYGGVRHAGFGLGFERLIMYLSGIANIRDVIPFPRTVKSAEF
- the hflX gene encoding GTPase HflX, with the protein product MMKINGETEGIRHTILEKLNNFYSLRIPKDCLWTEELIVELTAISAEINREIALYLDRNGRIIDVSIGDHQTVKLAAVQSKRSPGHLTGIRCIHTHPKGGGMLSSVDISSLELLSLDMMIAVGIRENQATDIFVGILSPEASEGVRIYGPYTAAKNDFAFMIEHMRDTEKILRTQHTEHTEQERAVLVGLQTRYTRDLYGVSEAEVSLAELKELAKTAGAIVVGSLMQKRESRDTATIIGQGKLEELRLLAQTTKADMVIFDEELSGTQQRTLEEKLGLKVLSRTSLILDIFAQRARSKEGILQVELAQLEYQLPRLTGTGLLLSRLGGGIGTRGPGETKLETDRRHIRSRIIHLKAQLTEIRKQRGILRESRQKNNLPVISLVGYTNAGKSTLLNALCGTDVLAEDKLFATLDPTTRKLHLNNGITVLISDTVGFIRKLPHHLLDAFKSTLEEVLLSDLILIVTDASDPQAEDHIRIVDEILTELGAGLKPALIILNKSDRITNEDPISLWREKRPVVEISALQKSGLEELKDTIANMLSSGRIQVNLEVPLSEGALIAWLHANSKIRSLSYTENAANIEAELDLSFRAKVEKYLLQSGRG
- a CDS encoding pyridoxal-phosphate-dependent aminotransferase family protein; protein product: MPNKEMLLIPGPTPVVDEIYEALARETMSHTDMRFAGIFSEALAQTKKMFNTDGEVFVIAGSGTLAMEMALANTVARGEKLLIVSHGYFGDRFIGVAKALGIEAEVLTAEWGKQIEPAQIEEKLQQGGFKAVTVTHADTSTGVAANLDKVVPAVKKYGALFILDGVCASAGLEEDMGKEYGAPDYKIDVVLTASQKAIGVPPGLAIVVLSPKALAAREAMDVCNSYYMDINNWSPIMKEPQKYFATHPINMIYGYAEAMKIIATEGTAARYRRHIAIGKGIRAAIRSMGMEIFAAEDVAAPTLSCILYPEGINDVEFRSTLAKKGLIVAGLLAALAGKGFRLGHMGNTTNDIFCKALQIIAETLTEMGFTVDGAKACNVFHDVFAANTK
- the sleB gene encoding spore cortex-lytic enzyme codes for the protein MLYDPDARRSKRIALIISVSLILCLLFSVASQAALGDRALSKGSRGSEVRDLQKKLTQIGYQVGKVDGIYGKTTQAAIKRFQREHGLKADGIAGQRTIKELKRLTGESTTASGKKVGYKSSDVQLLARCIHSEGRGEPYIGQVAIGACVMNRVKSSKFPNTIAGVVYQPKAFSAVDDGQINLAPDETAVKAAREAMSGWDPTGGAIYYFNPAKTSNKFIWSRPQIKKIGSHIFTR
- a CDS encoding THUMP domain-containing class I SAM-dependent RNA methyltransferase: MARIELIAATAFGLESIVADELRKLGYENMEVQNGKVIFTANEEGICRANLWLRCADRIGIKVGEFEARTFEELFQQTKALPWEEWLPVDAEFPVTGKSVKSQLFSVSDCQAIVKKAIVEKLKDTYGISWFEETGPRYAVQVSILKNRVTLTIDTTGKGLNKRGYRALAGEAPLKETLAAGMVYLSYWKPDRVLIDPFCGTGTIPIEAAYIGQNRAPGLTRTFAAEQWPNIDEKYWTKARKEAEDLWQRDLPLMIYGSDIDPKALRLAREHTREAGLEGKIYFQKLPVKEVRSRFHYGYLITNPPYGERLGNTAEAEVLYRELGDVFSELTDWSLHLLTALPKPEIFIMKKWDKSRKLYNGRIQCHYYQFFGPRPPKKQNTDEI
- a CDS encoding 1,4-dihydroxy-2-naphthoate polyprenyltransferase produces the protein MTPNDSQKKQEGKTSRRKILWQLFRPHTLTASFIPVMVGSVLAWKESRHIHWGLFAAMMLATILIQAATNMFNEYYDFVRGLDTAESIGIAGAITRDGVKARTVLNLALLSLLIAALLGIYICSTTSWWLAWIGLGCMVVGYLYTGGPIPIAYTPFGELLAGLFLGSGVIMIAYFVQTGDVSREVFLISIPNFVLIGAILMANNIRDREGDKLNGRHTLAILLGHRGAVLFMTGMFIFAYLWLVMLVLMGVLHPWTLLVVLSIPQAVKALAGFVNKKSPAEMMPGMVNVGKLNTLFGMLLILCLIVEGIFRL
- a CDS encoding response regulator, which produces MKPVVMVVDDDPGVANLLCTLLISHGYIPVTASNGYDAINLLSSSPNLKPDMIITDYSMPVLNGREFIEKISSLSETKDIPVVMMSGSRIEEKDLPETANYKGLVTKPFKINTLLEVIRRFTIERNDSPVVLA